One genomic segment of Intestinimonas butyriciproducens includes these proteins:
- the rpsK gene encoding 30S ribosomal protein S11, which translates to MATAAKGKKVVRKRRERKNIEKGQVHIRSSFNNTMVTVTDMGGNALSWASSGGLGFRGSRKSTPFAAQTAAETAAKAAMEHGLKTVEVYVKGPGAGREAAIRALQAVGLEVTLIKDVTPVPHNGCRPPKRRRV; encoded by the coding sequence ATGGCTACTGCTGCTAAGGGCAAGAAAGTGGTGCGTAAGCGCCGCGAGCGTAAGAATATCGAGAAGGGCCAGGTGCATATCCGCTCCTCCTTCAACAACACCATGGTCACTGTGACCGATATGGGCGGCAACGCCCTGAGCTGGGCCTCCTCCGGCGGCCTGGGCTTCCGCGGTTCCCGTAAATCCACTCCCTTCGCCGCTCAGACCGCCGCCGAGACGGCTGCAAAGGCCGCCATGGAGCACGGGCTGAAGACCGTGGAGGTGTACGTCAAGGGCCCCGGCGCCGGTCGTGAGGCCGCCATCCGCGCCCTGCAGGCCGTGGGCCTGGAAGTCACCCTCATCAAGGACGTGACCCCCGTTCCCCACAACGGCTGCCGTCCGCCCAAGCGCCGCCGCGTCTGA